The Aeromicrobium sp. Leaf245 genome includes a region encoding these proteins:
- a CDS encoding thioesterase family protein, whose product MVGLCRGSGGGGGACPRHDEPRCSAGHGGPVVTVRPSVHPVEGSGHPGYGASFTRDWWSFAGVMGGVTAGAVLDAVAAEVPPDWRVRTATFQYLAGVRDDPLEIAVRTVHQGRSSVVSSVEAASAGRPALLATVLSAPVDEEQGSFTDVAMPDVPAPGRCEEVKLPRDLVPVSAQLEFRFATEARPTVGGDTAELVAWVRLRTEGRYGPGELAVISDAMPPALFGIASTPVLMPTADLSLVLGQHPPTSGFVLVRMRARHLDRAWAVDDCDVWSDDGALLVQSRQSRRLLGPLS is encoded by the coding sequence GTGGTGGGTCTGTGCCGGGGCTCTGGTGGTGGCGGCGGTGCTTGCCCTCGGCATGACGAACCGCGTTGCTCAGCCGGTCACGGCGGCCCGGTCGTGACGGTCCGGCCGTCGGTGCACCCCGTCGAAGGGTCGGGGCACCCTGGCTACGGTGCGTCGTTCACCCGCGACTGGTGGTCCTTCGCGGGCGTCATGGGGGGTGTGACCGCCGGTGCCGTCCTCGATGCGGTCGCCGCCGAGGTGCCACCGGACTGGCGCGTCCGGACGGCCACGTTCCAGTACCTGGCCGGTGTGCGCGACGACCCGCTCGAGATCGCGGTCCGGACCGTCCACCAGGGACGGAGCTCGGTGGTGAGCTCCGTCGAGGCGGCGAGCGCGGGCCGTCCGGCGTTGCTGGCGACCGTCCTCTCGGCTCCCGTCGACGAGGAGCAGGGCTCGTTCACCGACGTCGCGATGCCCGACGTCCCCGCGCCCGGCCGGTGCGAGGAGGTGAAGCTCCCGCGCGACCTGGTCCCGGTGAGTGCACAGCTGGAGTTCCGCTTCGCCACCGAGGCGCGGCCGACCGTCGGCGGTGACACCGCCGAGCTGGTCGCGTGGGTTCGGCTGCGGACGGAGGGTCGCTACGGTCCTGGTGAGCTGGCGGTCATCAGCGACGCGATGCCGCCCGCGCTGTTCGGGATCGCCTCCACCCCGGTGCTGATGCCCACCGCCGACCTTTCGCTGGTGCTCGGCCAGCACCCGCCGACGTCCGGGTTCGTGCTGGTCAGGATGAGGGCGCGCCACCTCGACCGTGCCTGGGCCGTCGACGACTGCGACGTGTGGTCCGACGACGGTGCGCTCCTCGTGCAGTCCCGCCAGTCGCGCCGGCTGCTGGGCCCGCTCTCGTGA
- a CDS encoding isopeptide-forming domain-containing fimbrial protein — protein sequence MVALVAAFVAVVPVAPAVAAQSMTLSASSDPVLVGEDVSYSLRATNTGDEDLYNVTFRAVLPAGITYVPGSTRPDSVGDPVVWTSAEGEQTLVWRNVDDAARSGSVSLAFDAEPDTDVYPVGSTVPVDLDVYANSDPRLVPRFTPAGTLLDRSTASATTTSTTAVSAIALSKSEPSPEHELLRGVHDHPTTFTLRVRNNGSTPTDDVEVVDYLPAGLEFLGCGGVDNAPAGFEEYPGSGRLTGTPAAGADCATPVSVETVDSDLPAGYPAGVYTKVTWDVGTLAGGGSRTLTYAAGIPMRENVMPQGEFTGTANLTNNTGAPTREGATEKAYTNRAIASGTYTGTIEGDPADKTVSASARVTVTSEDVAVQKSVAPRTFVQGQVATYTLSVQGSEYTTASDVVLTDDMPNGLCPLDDETNHENTSAAECARGGSFAPTGGASYADVEDLDADGFRITFTPFELERSQVRTITYKARMRSAYEGSTEPTSSGDSFVNTVALQGRTTKVPASESGTDPVTVNDESQASIGTEGPRLDKTVGTQATPMSCAATSYIDNRAGDESVLSYRKGDRVCFKIRVDFSDATATRAPRVSDFLPDGVVYEAGSATPTAANDVTISTDEATGNPVFTIGDVIAGQRFVEPGAVFEVVLSGIVSTPGDADVDVKGNLAKFRYLDQQGRSQSLRDQVTFYVAPPPTVAIEKSVDDAEVRHGDVSTFSVKVTNASDTDDVEGNERAVDDVQVRDLLPPQYTCGDVSAISDGGACATVDGVAVVSWTVTTALAPGDSTTLTYRATTPTTTAAGRSYVNTAGVRSFAAATNVGTDGRTTHYPRENIDPAVTAAQMDAPPAKDTASVRLPAVEVEKTNVTDVDSETGNGDHDAVSGEGIDYTITATIPARTTVYRATLKDVLPANLQVTGSTIVFRPDAGSATTAPLPASIESDGNHGVRFPATYTNATETDQVVVLQIAARVAPGTTATGTRTNTATFTSTAGPADATGTESVQDTSDVQVKLPVPKLTKTSNPTSVVGAGQDVTYTLKAENTGPVPLHDAVLTDCLPLALTLDAGTLPSGATSAQATGSQCTSTSFTYITVPVGSLEPAESRSFTYTAKVAVDAAGGASYRNDARLVGSTLDDGRNDNSTETTVSTTANKTVTTTSASLTKSVLPLTPTIGDTVTYTVRATFAPNLNYFDAAVTDTVPTGLDLSSLSDVTVTCAHSTAPTTCPADATPLTASGRTVGWGLGDLAPDTASRVYTITYRLKVADVAGNTTGATPTNAANVRWSSVNGTDPTSAGHTWTRSGTQRTAAVTIRQPTVAVAKTVDEATPEPGQVFTYAVTATNPGGTNVSDAFEVVVTDRVPQGVVVDTDTISDDGSYDDATRTITWRLPQLTVGAPGNSRRLTYDARLAASGTLDGSALVNTATIAGYESRATGGRTYTGPSTTRSVTPQLPKGTVQKSVVGGPTAEVGKDKTFRVVVRNTGAATATVDVTDTLPTNWVLGSSATVGIGSATAQPTPPQVGDDDPRVLTWPALGPVAPGQDVVITYTARPTADATTSPGSGSSVPHVNTAAIVVKDATGATGSKTGSYAGPDATAEAQINRADLTLEKKGDGTLVAGRPYSWKLTVGNAGPDAATGEIVLTDELPDELTGYTASGTGWSCSVGTTDVTCRHAGPVPVGGTLPVVTVTGQVPSDLGTTASITNSAEVEGSVFESVTTNNTATSTVPVTALADVAVAKKLSGSLVAGQTATWTLDVTNLGPSTARGPLTVKDTLPSGTTFVSAEGDGWTCDEAEGVVTCTSEEDLARDAAAPQLVVAVDIPADRTAAVENVASVKSATPEPVTPTASANDRDSAEDTPTRTALLTTSKVVEGDTQLVAGATGTYVIGVANAGPSTATDVTVTDTLPEGLTYRGARGTGWSCDEDAGTVTCTLSGSIAPKGSAGVEIDVEVGSDQTGEIVNTAKAVAEEDPDGSEAVDGNVPDQDSDYTVEKSHTGDATAGTSLDYTIEVTNRGPSDSPGPLAVEDRLPAGMTFADVSGGGWTCEAGQADETGQDVACSRTGGLADDASTSFTLTVDVAADAGPATLVNSVAVSGPQETDVSNNTDSDPTVVVDEADVSLTKTAAVDTVDAGAELSWTLGVENAGPSDADAVTVSDTMPAGLTVTSVAGDGWTCETSDAAFSCSRPTLAPGAAPSLTLVTKVGSGVDASTVITNTATVTTTTPGDDDEDNTDADDVSVTTHADLAVSKTHTGTPVAGRPFAFTIGVENEGPSDARSPITLTDELPPGMTYVGTPGPWTCVAGPVATAGQTVECELAPTAGLAAGASTPDLVMTVDVASDASGDELVNVVTVASDTDDPESGNDEARDTVTPTGSADLSITKSHRGEATVGSPLEFTLQVRNDGPSEARDVEVADLLPDGLTLESISGEGWTCDDDAASCTLDEPLAVDTDADPITVVATVEPGSYPAVGNVATVSSATPDPESGNDRDVDEVTVPALVDLSIDKQVEGELTVGRQGTYTLTVRNDGPTADPGPVTVTDTLPAGLTYVSAEGEGWRCAEDAGTVTCVDEDGLVLDESSSVLLTVDVGAAAYPTVVNTARVATPSEQTDTDDDTSTVEAPVAGSALVSIDKSLAEQDDRTAVWTLEVHNAGPTETTADVVVTDALPKGLTLVSAAGRDWTCETTSRRATCTYDGRLGVDQTSEIELRTTLTAAAGETVTNVASVSAGGLGGDASVDDATVTVPAEDGGLLPGGLLPSTGGPAWWLLLLGMLGLAVGTGVLRRREG from the coding sequence GTGGTCGCGCTGGTCGCGGCCTTCGTCGCCGTCGTCCCGGTCGCGCCGGCCGTGGCCGCCCAGTCGATGACGCTCAGCGCGTCGAGCGACCCCGTGCTGGTGGGTGAGGACGTGTCGTACTCGCTGCGCGCCACCAACACCGGCGACGAGGACCTGTACAACGTCACGTTCCGGGCCGTGCTGCCCGCCGGCATCACCTACGTGCCCGGGTCGACCCGTCCGGACAGCGTCGGTGACCCCGTGGTGTGGACCTCTGCCGAGGGCGAGCAGACCCTCGTGTGGCGCAACGTCGACGACGCCGCGCGGTCCGGCAGCGTCTCCCTCGCCTTCGACGCCGAGCCGGACACCGACGTGTACCCCGTCGGGTCCACCGTGCCGGTCGACCTGGACGTGTACGCCAACAGCGACCCGCGGCTCGTGCCCCGGTTCACCCCGGCCGGCACGTTGCTGGATCGCTCGACCGCGTCGGCGACGACCACGAGCACCACCGCGGTGAGCGCGATCGCGCTCTCGAAGTCCGAGCCGAGCCCGGAGCACGAGCTCCTGCGCGGTGTGCACGACCACCCCACGACGTTCACGCTGCGCGTCCGCAACAACGGCTCGACGCCCACCGACGACGTCGAGGTCGTCGACTACCTGCCCGCCGGCCTGGAGTTCCTCGGCTGCGGTGGTGTCGACAACGCCCCGGCCGGCTTCGAGGAGTACCCCGGCTCCGGGCGACTCACCGGCACGCCCGCCGCGGGCGCGGACTGTGCGACGCCGGTCTCCGTCGAGACGGTCGACTCCGACCTGCCCGCCGGGTACCCGGCCGGGGTCTACACGAAGGTCACCTGGGACGTCGGCACGCTGGCCGGAGGCGGCAGCCGCACCCTGACCTACGCCGCGGGCATCCCGATGCGCGAGAACGTCATGCCGCAGGGTGAGTTCACCGGGACCGCGAACCTGACGAACAACACCGGTGCCCCGACGCGCGAGGGCGCCACCGAGAAGGCCTACACGAACCGCGCGATCGCCAGCGGCACGTACACCGGGACGATCGAGGGCGACCCCGCCGACAAGACGGTGAGCGCGAGCGCGCGCGTGACCGTGACGTCCGAGGACGTCGCCGTCCAGAAGTCCGTCGCGCCGCGCACCTTCGTCCAGGGTCAGGTCGCCACGTACACGCTGTCCGTCCAGGGCAGCGAGTACACGACCGCGTCCGACGTGGTCCTCACCGACGACATGCCCAACGGCCTGTGCCCGCTCGACGACGAGACGAACCACGAGAACACCTCGGCCGCCGAGTGCGCGCGAGGCGGCTCCTTCGCGCCCACGGGTGGCGCCTCCTACGCCGACGTCGAGGACCTGGACGCCGACGGCTTCCGCATCACGTTCACGCCGTTCGAGCTCGAGCGGAGCCAGGTCCGCACGATCACCTACAAGGCGCGGATGCGCAGCGCCTACGAGGGCAGCACCGAGCCCACCAGCTCCGGCGACAGCTTCGTCAACACGGTGGCGCTGCAGGGCCGCACCACCAAGGTGCCCGCGTCCGAGAGCGGGACCGACCCGGTGACCGTCAACGACGAGTCCCAGGCCTCGATCGGCACCGAGGGCCCCCGTCTCGACAAGACGGTGGGCACGCAGGCCACCCCGATGAGCTGCGCCGCCACCAGCTACATCGACAACCGTGCCGGCGACGAGTCCGTGCTGTCGTACCGCAAGGGCGATCGGGTCTGCTTCAAGATCCGGGTCGACTTCTCCGACGCGACGGCCACCCGCGCCCCCCGCGTCTCGGACTTCCTGCCCGACGGCGTCGTGTACGAGGCAGGCTCGGCCACGCCCACCGCGGCGAACGACGTCACGATCTCCACCGACGAGGCCACCGGCAACCCGGTCTTCACGATCGGGGACGTGATCGCCGGCCAGCGCTTCGTCGAGCCCGGTGCCGTGTTCGAGGTGGTCCTGAGCGGCATCGTCTCGACCCCCGGCGACGCCGACGTGGACGTGAAGGGCAACCTGGCGAAGTTCCGCTACCTGGACCAGCAGGGCCGTTCGCAGTCGCTGCGCGACCAGGTGACCTTCTACGTCGCGCCGCCGCCGACCGTCGCCATCGAGAAGTCCGTGGACGACGCCGAGGTCCGCCACGGCGACGTGTCGACCTTCTCGGTGAAGGTCACCAACGCCAGCGACACCGATGACGTGGAGGGCAACGAGCGCGCCGTCGACGACGTGCAGGTGCGCGACCTCCTGCCCCCGCAGTACACGTGCGGCGACGTGAGCGCCATCTCCGACGGCGGCGCGTGCGCGACCGTCGACGGTGTCGCGGTCGTCTCGTGGACCGTCACGACGGCGCTCGCGCCCGGCGACTCCACCACCCTCACGTACCGCGCGACCACGCCCACCACCACCGCCGCCGGCCGCAGCTACGTGAACACGGCGGGCGTCCGCTCGTTCGCCGCCGCCACCAACGTCGGGACCGACGGCCGCACCACCCACTACCCGCGCGAGAACATCGACCCCGCCGTCACCGCAGCGCAGATGGACGCCCCGCCCGCGAAGGACACCGCCAGCGTGCGGCTCCCGGCGGTCGAGGTGGAGAAGACCAACGTCACCGACGTCGACTCCGAGACCGGCAACGGCGACCACGACGCCGTGAGCGGCGAGGGGATCGACTACACGATCACGGCGACCATCCCCGCGCGCACCACGGTGTACCGGGCGACCTTGAAGGACGTGCTGCCCGCGAACCTGCAGGTCACCGGCTCGACGATCGTGTTCCGTCCCGACGCGGGCAGCGCCACCACGGCACCCCTGCCCGCCTCGATCGAGTCAGACGGCAACCACGGCGTGCGGTTCCCGGCCACCTACACGAACGCCACGGAGACCGACCAAGTGGTGGTGCTCCAGATCGCCGCCCGGGTGGCTCCCGGCACGACGGCGACCGGGACGCGGACCAACACGGCCACGTTCACCTCGACCGCCGGACCGGCCGACGCCACCGGCACCGAGTCCGTGCAGGACACCTCGGACGTCCAGGTCAAGCTGCCCGTCCCCAAGCTGACGAAGACCTCGAACCCGACCTCCGTGGTGGGTGCGGGCCAGGACGTGACGTACACGCTCAAGGCCGAGAACACCGGTCCGGTGCCGCTGCACGACGCGGTGCTGACCGACTGCCTGCCGCTGGCGCTGACGCTCGACGCAGGGACGCTGCCGTCAGGCGCGACCTCGGCCCAGGCGACCGGCAGCCAGTGCACCTCGACGTCGTTCACCTACATCACCGTGCCGGTCGGCTCGCTCGAGCCGGCCGAGTCCCGGTCGTTCACCTACACCGCGAAGGTCGCGGTCGACGCCGCCGGTGGCGCGTCGTACCGCAACGACGCACGCCTCGTCGGTAGCACGCTCGACGACGGACGCAACGACAACAGCACCGAGACCACGGTCTCGACCACCGCGAACAAGACCGTCACCACGACGTCCGCCTCGCTCACCAAGTCTGTGCTGCCCCTGACGCCGACCATCGGGGACACGGTCACCTACACCGTCCGGGCGACGTTCGCGCCGAACCTGAACTACTTCGACGCCGCCGTCACCGACACCGTCCCCACGGGGCTGGACCTCTCGTCGCTCAGCGACGTCACGGTCACCTGCGCCCACAGCACCGCACCCACCACCTGCCCTGCGGACGCCACGCCCCTGACCGCGTCGGGCCGCACCGTGGGCTGGGGCCTCGGTGACCTGGCGCCGGACACCGCCTCGCGCGTCTACACGATCACCTACCGGCTGAAGGTCGCCGACGTCGCCGGCAACACCACCGGCGCCACGCCGACCAACGCCGCCAACGTGCGCTGGAGCTCGGTCAACGGCACCGACCCGACGAGCGCCGGCCACACCTGGACCCGCTCGGGCACCCAGCGGACCGCCGCGGTGACCATCCGGCAGCCGACCGTCGCCGTGGCCAAGACGGTCGACGAGGCGACGCCCGAGCCCGGCCAGGTCTTCACGTACGCCGTCACCGCCACCAACCCCGGTGGGACCAATGTCAGCGACGCGTTCGAGGTCGTCGTCACCGACCGCGTGCCCCAGGGTGTCGTGGTCGACACCGACACCATCTCCGACGACGGCAGCTACGACGACGCCACCCGCACCATCACGTGGCGGCTCCCGCAGCTGACCGTCGGCGCGCCCGGCAACAGCCGGCGCCTGACGTACGACGCGCGACTCGCGGCGAGCGGGACCCTCGACGGGAGCGCCCTCGTCAACACGGCCACCATCGCCGGCTACGAGAGCCGCGCGACGGGTGGTCGCACCTACACCGGACCGTCCACGACCCGAAGCGTCACGCCGCAGCTGCCCAAGGGCACCGTGCAGAAGAGCGTCGTCGGCGGCCCCACCGCCGAGGTCGGCAAGGACAAGACCTTCCGGGTGGTCGTCCGCAACACCGGCGCCGCGACCGCCACCGTCGACGTGACCGACACGCTCCCGACGAACTGGGTCCTCGGCAGCTCGGCCACCGTGGGCATCGGCTCGGCGACGGCGCAGCCGACGCCACCGCAGGTCGGCGACGACGACCCTCGGGTGCTCACGTGGCCGGCCCTCGGCCCCGTGGCGCCCGGCCAGGACGTCGTGATCACCTACACCGCGCGGCCGACCGCCGACGCCACGACCTCGCCGGGGTCGGGGAGCAGCGTCCCGCACGTCAACACGGCCGCCATCGTGGTCAAGGACGCCACCGGGGCCACGGGCAGCAAGACCGGTTCGTACGCCGGTCCCGATGCCACGGCCGAGGCCCAGATCAACCGGGCCGACCTCACCCTCGAGAAGAAGGGTGACGGGACGCTCGTCGCGGGTCGTCCCTACTCCTGGAAGCTCACGGTCGGCAACGCCGGTCCGGACGCCGCCACGGGTGAGATCGTGCTGACCGACGAGCTGCCCGACGAGCTGACCGGCTACACGGCCTCCGGCACCGGCTGGAGCTGCTCCGTGGGCACCACGGACGTCACGTGCCGCCACGCCGGTCCGGTCCCCGTCGGGGGCACGCTGCCCGTCGTGACCGTCACCGGCCAGGTCCCGAGCGACCTCGGGACGACGGCGTCGATCACCAACAGCGCCGAGGTCGAGGGCTCGGTCTTCGAGTCCGTCACGACGAACAACACCGCGACGTCGACGGTTCCGGTCACCGCCCTCGCCGACGTGGCCGTCGCCAAGAAGCTGAGCGGGTCCCTGGTGGCCGGCCAGACCGCCACGTGGACGCTCGACGTGACCAACCTCGGTCCGTCGACGGCTCGCGGCCCCCTGACGGTGAAGGACACGCTGCCGTCCGGCACCACCTTCGTCTCCGCCGAGGGTGACGGCTGGACGTGCGACGAGGCCGAGGGCGTCGTGACCTGCACGTCCGAGGAGGACCTCGCGCGGGACGCCGCCGCGCCGCAGCTGGTCGTGGCCGTCGACATCCCCGCCGACCGCACGGCCGCCGTCGAGAACGTCGCCTCGGTCAAGAGCGCCACGCCGGAGCCCGTCACCCCCACGGCCTCGGCCAACGACCGCGACTCCGCCGAGGACACGCCCACGCGGACCGCGCTGCTCACCACGTCGAAGGTGGTCGAGGGCGACACCCAGCTGGTCGCGGGTGCCACCGGCACCTACGTCATCGGTGTCGCCAACGCCGGGCCGTCCACGGCCACCGACGTCACGGTGACGGACACGCTGCCGGAGGGCCTGACCTACCGCGGTGCCCGGGGCACGGGGTGGTCCTGCGACGAGGACGCCGGCACCGTCACGTGCACGCTGAGCGGCTCGATCGCCCCGAAGGGCAGTGCCGGCGTGGAGATCGACGTCGAGGTCGGATCCGACCAGACCGGTGAGATCGTCAACACGGCCAAGGCCGTCGCCGAGGAGGACCCCGACGGCTCCGAGGCCGTCGACGGCAACGTGCCGGACCAGGACTCCGACTACACCGTCGAGAAGAGCCACACGGGCGACGCGACGGCCGGGACGTCGCTGGACTACACCATCGAGGTCACGAACCGCGGCCCGTCGGACTCACCCGGCCCGCTCGCGGTGGAGGACCGGCTCCCCGCCGGCATGACCTTCGCCGACGTCTCCGGCGGAGGCTGGACGTGCGAGGCCGGGCAGGCCGACGAGACGGGCCAGGACGTCGCGTGCTCACGCACCGGTGGCCTCGCCGACGACGCCTCCACGTCGTTCACGCTCACGGTCGACGTCGCCGCCGACGCCGGTCCCGCCACGCTCGTCAACAGCGTCGCCGTGAGCGGACCGCAGGAGACGGACGTCTCGAACAACACCGACAGCGACCCGACGGTCGTCGTCGACGAGGCCGACGTGTCCCTCACCAAGACCGCCGCCGTCGACACGGTCGACGCCGGAGCCGAGCTGTCCTGGACCCTCGGGGTCGAGAACGCCGGCCCGTCCGACGCGGACGCGGTGACGGTCTCCGACACGATGCCGGCAGGCCTCACGGTCACGTCCGTCGCCGGAGACGGTTGGACGTGCGAGACGTCCGACGCCGCGTTCAGCTGCTCGCGGCCGACCCTGGCCCCGGGCGCCGCCCCGTCGCTGACCCTCGTCACGAAGGTCGGCAGCGGTGTGGACGCGAGCACGGTGATCACGAACACCGCGACCGTCACCACCACGACGCCGGGTGACGACGACGAGGACAACACCGATGCCGACGACGTCTCGGTGACCACGCACGCCGACCTCGCGGTGTCCAAGACCCACACGGGCACCCCCGTGGCGGGCCGCCCGTTCGCGTTCACGATCGGCGTCGAGAACGAGGGACCCTCGGACGCGCGGTCGCCGATCACGCTCACCGACGAGCTGCCGCCCGGCATGACGTACGTCGGCACGCCCGGCCCCTGGACCTGTGTGGCGGGGCCGGTCGCCACCGCGGGCCAGACGGTGGAGTGCGAGCTCGCTCCCACCGCCGGGCTCGCCGCGGGAGCGTCGACGCCGGACCTGGTCATGACGGTCGACGTGGCGTCCGACGCCTCGGGCGACGAGCTGGTCAACGTCGTCACGGTCGCGAGCGACACGGACGACCCGGAGTCCGGCAACGACGAGGCGCGCGACACGGTGACGCCGACGGGATCGGCCGACCTGTCGATCACGAAGTCGCACCGGGGCGAGGCCACGGTCGGCTCACCGTTGGAGTTCACCCTCCAGGTCCGCAACGACGGTCCGTCGGAGGCGCGTGACGTCGAGGTGGCGGACCTGCTCCCCGACGGACTCACCCTCGAGTCGATCTCGGGGGAGGGGTGGACCTGTGACGACGACGCCGCGTCCTGCACGCTCGACGAGCCGCTCGCGGTCGACACCGACGCCGACCCGATCACGGTGGTCGCCACCGTCGAGCCCGGGTCGTACCCGGCGGTCGGGAACGTGGCCACGGTCTCGTCCGCCACGCCCGACCCGGAGAGTGGCAACGACCGGGACGTCGACGAGGTGACGGTGCCTGCACTGGTGGACCTCTCGATCGACAAGCAGGTCGAGGGCGAGCTGACCGTGGGCCGTCAGGGGACCTACACGCTGACCGTCCGCAACGACGGTCCGACCGCCGACCCGGGCCCGGTCACGGTGACCGACACGCTGCCGGCCGGCCTGACCTACGTGTCCGCCGAGGGTGAGGGCTGGCGCTGCGCGGAGGATGCGGGGACGGTCACCTGCGTCGACGAGGACGGTCTCGTGCTCGACGAGTCCAGCTCGGTGCTGCTCACGGTCGACGTCGGCGCCGCGGCCTACCCGACCGTGGTCAACACGGCGCGGGTCGCGACGCCGAGCGAGCAGACCGACACCGACGACGACACGTCGACGGTCGAGGCGCCCGTCGCAGGGTCCGCGCTCGTGTCGATCGACAAGTCCCTCGCCGAGCAGGACGACCGGACAGCCGTCTGGACGCTGGAGGTGCACAACGCCGGACCGACCGAGACCACGGCCGACGTCGTGGTCACGGACGCCCTGCCGAAGGGCCTGACCCTCGTGTCGGCTGCGGGCCGGGACTGGACGTGCGAGACGACCAGCCGCCGGGCCACCTGCACCTACGACGGGCGGCTGGGCGTCGACCAGACGAGCGAGATCGAGCTGCGCACGACGCTCACGGCGGCCGCGGGCGAGACGGTCACGAACGTCGCGTCGGTGTCCGCCGGCGGGCTCGGCGGCGACGCCAGCGTGGACGACGCGACCGTGACGGTGCCGGCGGAGGACGGCGGTCTGCTGCCCGGCGGACTGCTGCCCAGCACGGGTGGGCCGGCCTGGTGGCTCCTGCTGCTCGGCATGCTCGGTCTGGCCGTGGGCACGGGCGTCCTGCGCCGACGCGAGGGCTGA
- a CDS encoding sulfite exporter TauE/SafE family protein, which produces MGPVEITVILLAGLAAGTINTVVGSGTLISFPTLLALGVPPVTANVSNGIGLVPGSVSGAIGYRRELRGQRRRAMRLVPASAVGAVAGAVLLLVLPASAFSAIVPVLILLGCVLVVLGPRISAAVARRHAERGGLSEDGAWWTRPLVALTGVYGGYFGAAQGIILLAVMGIGIDDELQRLNALKNVLAAVANGVSGLVFIAVADVDWLVVLLIAIGSAVGGQVGSTVGRRLPASALRVLVVGVGVVALVTFLRG; this is translated from the coding sequence ATGGGTCCGGTCGAGATCACGGTGATCCTGCTCGCGGGACTGGCGGCGGGGACGATCAACACCGTCGTCGGGTCCGGCACCCTCATCTCCTTCCCGACGCTGCTGGCGCTCGGCGTCCCACCGGTCACCGCGAACGTGTCGAACGGCATCGGGCTCGTCCCCGGCTCGGTCTCGGGGGCCATCGGGTACCGGCGCGAGCTGCGTGGCCAGCGTCGGCGAGCCATGCGGCTCGTGCCCGCGTCCGCCGTCGGCGCTGTCGCCGGTGCGGTCCTGCTGCTCGTGCTCCCGGCGTCGGCGTTCTCGGCGATCGTGCCGGTGCTCATCCTGCTGGGCTGCGTGCTCGTGGTGCTCGGGCCGCGGATCTCGGCCGCCGTCGCCCGACGGCACGCCGAGCGCGGCGGGCTGTCCGAGGACGGTGCCTGGTGGACGCGACCGCTGGTCGCGTTGACCGGCGTCTACGGCGGCTACTTCGGTGCCGCGCAGGGCATCATCCTGCTCGCCGTCATGGGCATCGGGATCGATGACGAGCTGCAGCGGCTGAACGCGCTGAAGAACGTGCTGGCGGCCGTGGCCAACGGGGTCTCGGGCCTCGTCTTCATCGCCGTGGCCGACGTCGACTGGCTCGTGGTGCTGCTCATCGCGATCGGCTCGGCCGTCGGCGGGCAGGTCGGGTCGACCGTCGGGCGACGTCTCCCGGCGTCGGCGCTGCGCGTGCTCGTGGTCGGGGTCGGCGTGGTCGCCCTCGTCACGTTCCTGCGCGGGTGA
- a CDS encoding GAF and ANTAR domain-containing protein has product MNENENDHYDLNRTLAAIAADASGSGSSHEVIAKLSEHVASAVDGADGCAVSLNLGDGHIVTVGATDPDLDAADRFQNELGEGPCLESFRETEVVHVQDLRVDQRWPRWAKPVSEQLGFRSILSAHMTTQQRRVGALNVYARRADAFTERDVAQIPFFAAHAAAAIAAARQVEQLREALVSRTRIGQAEGIVMERHGIQEEEAFALLTRLSQHRNEKLRDVAETIVARRLIPEDPLDT; this is encoded by the coding sequence GTGAACGAGAACGAGAACGACCACTACGACCTCAACCGGACCCTCGCGGCGATCGCCGCCGACGCCTCCGGCAGCGGGAGCTCCCACGAGGTCATCGCGAAGCTCTCCGAGCACGTCGCATCGGCGGTGGACGGTGCCGACGGCTGCGCGGTGTCGCTGAACCTCGGCGACGGGCACATCGTCACGGTCGGCGCGACCGACCCCGACCTCGACGCTGCCGACCGGTTTCAGAACGAGCTGGGCGAAGGGCCGTGCCTGGAGAGCTTCCGCGAGACGGAGGTCGTGCACGTGCAGGACCTCCGGGTCGACCAGCGCTGGCCCCGCTGGGCCAAGCCCGTGTCCGAGCAGCTGGGGTTCCGCTCGATCCTGTCGGCTCACATGACCACCCAGCAGCGGCGGGTGGGAGCGCTCAACGTCTACGCCCGGCGGGCGGACGCCTTCACCGAGCGCGACGTCGCGCAGATCCCGTTCTTCGCGGCCCACGCCGCCGCGGCGATCGCCGCGGCCCGGCAGGTCGAGCAGCTGAGGGAGGCTCTCGTCTCGCGGACCCGGATCGGTCAGGCCGAGGGGATCGTGATGGAGCGGCACGGCATCCAGGAGGAGGAGGCGTTCGCGTTGCTGACCCGTCTGTCCCAGCACCGCAACGAGAAGCTCCGCGACGTCGCCGAGACGATCGTCGCCCGTCGGTTGATCCCCGAGGACCCCCTCGACACGTGA